From Leguminivora glycinivorella isolate SPB_JAAS2020 unplaced genomic scaffold, LegGlyc_1.1 Scaffold12, whole genome shotgun sequence, a single genomic window includes:
- the LOC125242199 gene encoding bolA-like protein DDB_G0274169 has protein sequence MIVNSLLFKTFRTATFSGTRIIARNMSGIVENTIRNKLQTSLGTKHLEIINESYMHNVPKGAETHFKVVVVSDKFDGLPLIKRHRLVNEILKEELQTGVHALSIVAKTPEQWDNSDKVVESSPNCRGGFGK, from the exons atgatTGTGAACAGCCTTTTGTTCAAAACATTTCGAACAGCTACGTTTTCAG GCACTCGCATTATAGCTAGAAATATGTCCGGAATTGTGGAAAATACGATCCGAAACAAGCTACAAACATCTTTAGGAACCAAGCACCTCGAAATAATCAACGAGTCATACATGCATAATGTACCTAAAGGCGCGGAGACGCATTTTAAAGTTGTTGTGGTTTCTGATAAATTCGATGGACTGCCTTTGATAAAG cgCCATAGACTAGTGAATGAAATACTGAAGGAGGAGCTGCAGACTGGTGTCCATGCGCTGTCCATAGTAGCGAAAACTCCAGAGCAATGGGACAACAGCGACAAGGTGGTTGAGAGCAGTCCTAACTGCAGAGGAGGATTTGGAAAATAA